The proteins below are encoded in one region of Vespa velutina chromosome 21, iVesVel2.1, whole genome shotgun sequence:
- the LOC124956221 gene encoding pancreatic lipase-related protein 2 isoform X2 gives MAIYLERYLFLLVLFSSIFVRQYNVGAENKTLKDLFNSTSCAKPPFECPHPQIEFYLYTRDTQKDPLLLDVRSFESLYYSRFNNSHTTKIIIHGFGGGRNLAPTYFTRGDYNIIIVDYGTLVREPCLSQIQWGPDFCSRCIAQLVRYLRDHPRGTRAENIHVLGYSVGAHIAGLIANYLPYDKLGRITGLDPTIFFYMNGNRSMDLDETDAHFVDVIHTGAGILGQWGPNGHADFYVNGGSSQPGCATSSLLQTLSCDHTKVTPYYIESITTKKGFWAAPCGNLFSYLIGWCNPPLEKYILMGEDTPHTARGIFYLSTNAHRPYARGLPAKKQRQTSRKQSSYRQY, from the exons ATGGCGATCTATCTCGAGAgatacctttttcttcttgtcctCTTCTCCTCGATCTTCGTCCGTCAAT ACAACGTAGGTGCAGAAAACAAAACTCTGAAGGATCTTTTCAACAGCACGTCCTGCGCTAAGCCACCTTTCGAGTGTCCACATCctcaaattgaattttatttgtacaCCAG ggaTACGCAAAAGGATCCTTTACTATTGGACGTTCGAAGCTTCGAGTCGCTCTACTATTCCAGATTCAACAACTCCCATACGACCAAAATCATTATTCACGGTTTTGGTGGTGGTAGAAACTTGGCACCTA CGTACTTCACTCGAGGCGATTacaatatcattattgtcgattACGGCACGCTGGTACGCGAGCCCTGTCTCTCACAAATACAATGGGGACCAGATTTCTGTTCGCGATGTATCGCGCAATTGGTGAGGTACTTGAGGGACCATCCACGAGGTACAAGGGCGGAGAATATTCATGTCCTTGGTTATAGCGTGGGCGCCCATATAGCCGGACTGATTGCCAATTATTTGCCCTACGATAAGCTCGGCAGGATAACGG GCCTCGATCCGACGATATTTTTCTACATGAATGGGAATCGTTCGATGGATTTAGACGAGACGGACGCCCATTTCGTCGACGTCATACACACCGGCGCCGGTATTTTAGGCCAATGGGGACCGAACGGACACGCGGATTTCTATGTGAACGGCGGATCGAGCCAACCCGGATGCGCGACCTCCTCTCTGCTCC AAACGCTCTCCTGCGACCACACCAAAGTGACACCGTATTACATCGAGTCGATCACAACGAAGAAAGGATTTTGGGCAGCACCCTGCGGCaatcttttctcttacctGATCGGCTGGTGCAATCCGCCGTTGGAGAAGTACATTCTCATGGGAGAGGACACGCCACATAC AGCACGAGGCATCTTCTATCTGTCAACAAACGCACACAGACCGTACGCCCGAGGACTTCCCGCAAAAAAGCAGCGACAGACAAGTCGGAAGCAATCGTCCTACCGCCAGTATTAA
- the LOC124956220 gene encoding synaptotagmin 1 isoform X2: MPPVKREAPSEPAPAAATSENVETQEETSNLPQLTLKAMTSTEEAVRSETESEVTTESTMKNLKDQLGTLSKDLAEEMGIPTWGLVAILIAVGVVVLGICFCCIRRCCRKRRSKDGKKGLKGAVDLKSVQLLGSTYKDKPDMEGLTDNAEEPDEAESKQSEVKLGKLQYKLEYDFNSNSLAVTVIQAEELPALDMGGTSDPYVKVYLLPDKKKKFETKVHRKTLSPVFEETFVFKNVPYAEAMNKTLVFAIFDFDRFSKHDQIGEVKVPLCQVDLAQTIEEWRELQSVEGEGGQDNKLGDICFSLRYVPTAGKLTVVILEAKNLKKMDVGGLSDPYVKIALMQNGKRLKKKKTSIKKCTLNPYYNESFTFEVPFEQIQKVQLVVTVVDYDRIGTSEPIGKVVLGYNASGTELRHWSDMLASPRRPIAQWHTLKDPEDGDKKD, from the exons ATGCCACCTGTTAAGAGGGAAGCACCGTCAGAACCGGCGCCAGCAGCAGCTACCTCGGAAAATGTGGAAACGCAAGAGGAAACGTCGAACCTACCGCAATTGACGTTGAAGGCGATGACGAGTACCGAGGAGGCAGTAAGAAGCG AGACAGAATCGGAAGTCACGACGGAAAGtacgatgaaaaatttgaaGGATCAACTAGGAACATTATCGAAAGATTTGGCCGAAGAAATGGGTATACCAACGTGGGGCTTAGTCGCGATTTTAATAG CCGTCGGCGTAGTCGTCCTTGGAATTTGTTTCTGCTGTATAAGAAGATGCTGTCGCAAGAGACGTTCCAAGGATGGCAAAAAGGGCCTAAAAGGAGCGGTGGATCTAAAATCGGTTCAATTACTTGGAAGTACGTATAAGGATAAG CCGGATATGGAAGGACTCACGGATAATGCAGAAGAGCCCGACGAGGCTGAAAGCAAACAGAGCGAAGTCAAACTAGGAAAGCTTCAATACAag CTCGAGTATGACTTCAATTCAAACAGTTTGGCAGTGACGGTGATACAGGCCGAAGAATTGCCAGCTTTAGACATGGGTGGCACTTCGGATCCTTACGTAAAGGTATACTTGTTGcccgataagaaaaagaaattcgaaacgAAGGTCCACAGAAAGACGCTGAGCCCTGTATTCGAGGAGACGTTTGTTTTTAAG AATGTACCTTACGCGGAGGCCATGAACAAAACATTGGTATTCGCGATCTTCGACTTTGATAGATTCTCGAAGCACGATCAAATCGGTGAGGTTAAAGTACCGTTGTGTCAGGTCGATCTCGCACAGACCATCGAGGAATGGCGAGAATTGCAGAGCGTCGAAGGAGAGGGAGGACAG GACAACAAATTGGGTGATATTTGTTTCTCCCTGAGATATGTACCAACGGCTGGTAAACTCACGGTGGTCATTCTCGAAGCTAAGAATCTAAAGAAAATGGACGTTGGTGGTCTCTCGGATCCTTACGTCAAGATTGCACTCATGCAAAATGGCAAGAGgcttaagaagaaaaagacatccATAAAGAAGTGCACTCTTAATCCCTATTACAACGAATCGTTCACCTTTGAAGTTCCCTTCGAGCAGATCCAA AAAGTGCAATTGGTCGTAACAGTGGTGGATTATGATCGCATTGGTACTTCGGAACCGATCGGCAAAGTCGTATTGGGATACAACGCGAGTGGAACGGAATTGAGACATTGGTCGGATATGTTGGCATCTCCGAGGCGTCCAATCGCTCAATGGCACACACTCAAGGATCCCGAGGACGGAGATAAGAAGGATTAA
- the LOC124956262 gene encoding vesicular glutamate transporter 1 has translation MSGFASASLMAFNSFKSKASEKLSGFRRSNAGYEEFEMPPEASKDNRGFEDERGYSGQASFDSLPEPERPPLRHIDTYCKPELPCLSKRYTVAVLACLGFVISFGMRCNMGMAKLVMKNTTEEGEQLKFNWTVGTESAMDSSFFWGYLITQVPGGFLASLYPANRIFGAAIAISSFLNLLVPGALKVDPIVDMIVQALKGFVEGVTYPACHGIWKFWAPPLERSRLATLAFCGSYAAMVIGMPLSGLLSNWFGWTASFYFYGIAGLIWYCFWLWLAFEKPSKHPSISAKELRYIEDSLGQGQVQAPIPTFSTTPWKKFFTSMPVHAIIVANFCRSWNFYLLVLFQARFIHEAFNISLVETGMVGSIPHLMMTFIVPCGGLLADYLRRRGIMSTTNVRKLFNCGGFGMEAIFFLVVANATMHKDATAANFALIFGVACSGFAISGFNVNHLDIAPKYASILMGMSNGIGTIAGLLVPFFVDYITKNKAAEEWRNVFIIAACVHFFGVIFYGIFCSGELQPWADSTIEEQKSWNPMDELSQAKPPAVPPAPATMQSEFIKQPSLGDAADDWNNYSQSSMIADHTYGQQQDKTPVINYGSTETNSNNPFHSTNPFATDLNATLVQPPARDDYTHDVTQDQWN, from the exons atgtcTGGATTCGCGTCGGCGAGTCTTATGGCCTTCAATTCCTTCAAGTCTAAAGCATCGGAGAAACTTTCTGG ATTCAGAAGGAGTAATGCCGGCTACGAGGAATTTGAAATGCCTCCAGAGGCAAGCAAAGACAACAGAGGATTCGAGGATGAGCGGGGATACAGTGGACAAGCGTCTTTCGATTCGCTTCCAGAACCAGAAAGACCACCTTTACGACATATCGATACTTACTGCAAACCGGAATTACCCTGTTTGTCTAAGAGATACACCGTCGCCGTATTGGCTTGTTTAG GATTCGTCATCTCATTTGGCATGAGGTGTAACATGGGAATGGCAAAACTGGTGATGAAGAACACGACCGAAGAGGGCGAGCAATTAAAGTTCAATTGGACGGTCGGCACGGAAAGTGCCATGGACTCGTCCTTCTTTTGGGGTTATCTTATAACTCAAGTCCCGGGTGGATTTCTAGCCTCCCTTTACCCCGCAAATAGAATATTTGGTGCGGCTATAGCGATATCTTCATTTCTGAATCTCCTCGTGCCTGGTGCTCTCAAGGTCGATCCGATCGTCGATATGATCGTCCAAGCATTGAAAGGTTTTGTCGAG gGCGTTACATATCCAGCATGTCATGGTATTTGGAAATTTTGGGCGCCACCACTCGAAAGATCACGTCTGGCCACCTTGGCATTTTGCGGATCGTACGCCGCGATGGTAATAGGAATGCCGCTTTCCGGTTTGTTGAGCAATTGGTTCGGTTGGACGGCgtccttttacttttacg gCATCGCCGGTTTAATTTGGTACTGTTTCTGGCTTTGGTTGGCTTTTGAGAAACCATCGAAGCATCCTTCGATCTCTGCGAAGGAGCTTCGATATATCGAGGACTCGTTGGGTCAAGGGCAAGTTCAGGCACCGATACCTACGTTCTCCACGACCCCatggaagaaattttttacgtCGATGCCGGTCCACGCGATCATCGTCGCCAACTTTTGCAGATCCTGGAACTTTTACCTCTTGGTCCTTTTTCAAGCTCGCTTCATACACGAGGCCTTCAATATCTCTCTCGTCGAA ACTGGCATGGTCGGTTCGATCCCACACTTGATGATGACATTTATCGTCCCGTGCGGGGGTTTGTTGGCCGATTATCTTCGTAGACGTGGCATCATGTCGACGACCAACGTTAGGAAGCTCTTCAATTGCGGCGGCTTCGGCATGGAGGCTATCTTTTTCTTGGTAGTTGCGAACGCAACCATGCACAAGGACGCTACGGCGGCGAATTTTGCTCTCATTTTTGGCGTTGCCTGCAGTGGCTTCGCCATTTCCGGCTTCAACGTTAATCATTTGGACATCGCACCGAAATACGCGAGCATCCTGATGGGCATGTCAAACGGCATAGGTACGATAGCCGGCCTTCTGGTACCGTTTTTCGTCGATTACATCACGAAAAATAAG GCTGCCGAAGAGTGGAGAAACGTATTCATCATTGCCGCCTGCGTTCATTTCTTCGGTGTCATATTTTACGGGATATTTTGTTCCGGTGAATTGCAACCCTGGGCCGATTCCACGATCGAAGAACAGAAGAGTTGGAATCCTATGGACGAGCTTAGTCAGGCGAAACCACCTGCTGTACCACCGGCCCCGGCGACGATGCAGTCCGAATTTATT AAACAACCGTCCCTCGGCGATGCCGCCGACGATTGGAACAATTATTCTCAATCGTCGATGATCGCCGATCATACGTACGGGCAACAACAAGATAAGACACCCGTTATAAATTACGGATCGACGGAGACAAACAGTAACAATCCATTTCACTCGACGAATCCGTTCGCGACGGATCTAAACGCGACTTTGGTCCAACCGCCTGCCAGAGACGATTATACGCACGACGTTACGCAGGATCAATGGAATTGA
- the LOC124956220 gene encoding synaptotagmin 1 isoform X1 has product MPPVKREAPSEPAPAAATSENVETQEETSNLPQLTLKAMTSTEEAVRSETESEVTTESTMKNLKDQLGTLSKDLAEEMGIPTWGLVAILIAVGVVVLGICFCCIRRCCRKRRSKDGKKGLKGAVDLKSVQLLGSTYKDKVQPDMEGLTDNAEEPDEAESKQSEVKLGKLQYKLEYDFNSNSLAVTVIQAEELPALDMGGTSDPYVKVYLLPDKKKKFETKVHRKTLSPVFEETFVFKNVPYAEAMNKTLVFAIFDFDRFSKHDQIGEVKVPLCQVDLAQTIEEWRELQSVEGEGGQDNKLGDICFSLRYVPTAGKLTVVILEAKNLKKMDVGGLSDPYVKIALMQNGKRLKKKKTSIKKCTLNPYYNESFTFEVPFEQIQKVQLVVTVVDYDRIGTSEPIGKVVLGYNASGTELRHWSDMLASPRRPIAQWHTLKDPEDGDKKD; this is encoded by the exons ATGCCACCTGTTAAGAGGGAAGCACCGTCAGAACCGGCGCCAGCAGCAGCTACCTCGGAAAATGTGGAAACGCAAGAGGAAACGTCGAACCTACCGCAATTGACGTTGAAGGCGATGACGAGTACCGAGGAGGCAGTAAGAAGCG AGACAGAATCGGAAGTCACGACGGAAAGtacgatgaaaaatttgaaGGATCAACTAGGAACATTATCGAAAGATTTGGCCGAAGAAATGGGTATACCAACGTGGGGCTTAGTCGCGATTTTAATAG CCGTCGGCGTAGTCGTCCTTGGAATTTGTTTCTGCTGTATAAGAAGATGCTGTCGCAAGAGACGTTCCAAGGATGGCAAAAAGGGCCTAAAAGGAGCGGTGGATCTAAAATCGGTTCAATTACTTGGAAGTACGTATAAGGATAAG GTACAGCCGGATATGGAAGGACTCACGGATAATGCAGAAGAGCCCGACGAGGCTGAAAGCAAACAGAGCGAAGTCAAACTAGGAAAGCTTCAATACAag CTCGAGTATGACTTCAATTCAAACAGTTTGGCAGTGACGGTGATACAGGCCGAAGAATTGCCAGCTTTAGACATGGGTGGCACTTCGGATCCTTACGTAAAGGTATACTTGTTGcccgataagaaaaagaaattcgaaacgAAGGTCCACAGAAAGACGCTGAGCCCTGTATTCGAGGAGACGTTTGTTTTTAAG AATGTACCTTACGCGGAGGCCATGAACAAAACATTGGTATTCGCGATCTTCGACTTTGATAGATTCTCGAAGCACGATCAAATCGGTGAGGTTAAAGTACCGTTGTGTCAGGTCGATCTCGCACAGACCATCGAGGAATGGCGAGAATTGCAGAGCGTCGAAGGAGAGGGAGGACAG GACAACAAATTGGGTGATATTTGTTTCTCCCTGAGATATGTACCAACGGCTGGTAAACTCACGGTGGTCATTCTCGAAGCTAAGAATCTAAAGAAAATGGACGTTGGTGGTCTCTCGGATCCTTACGTCAAGATTGCACTCATGCAAAATGGCAAGAGgcttaagaagaaaaagacatccATAAAGAAGTGCACTCTTAATCCCTATTACAACGAATCGTTCACCTTTGAAGTTCCCTTCGAGCAGATCCAA AAAGTGCAATTGGTCGTAACAGTGGTGGATTATGATCGCATTGGTACTTCGGAACCGATCGGCAAAGTCGTATTGGGATACAACGCGAGTGGAACGGAATTGAGACATTGGTCGGATATGTTGGCATCTCCGAGGCGTCCAATCGCTCAATGGCACACACTCAAGGATCCCGAGGACGGAGATAAGAAGGATTAA
- the LOC124956221 gene encoding pancreatic lipase-related protein 2 isoform X1 translates to MAIYLERYLFLLVLFSSIFVRQYNVGAENKTLKDLFNSTSCAKPPFECPHPQIEFYLYTRDTQKDPLLLDVRSFESLYYSRFNNSHTTKIIIHGFGGGRNLAPSTDLRRAYFTRGDYNIIIVDYGTLVREPCLSQIQWGPDFCSRCIAQLVRYLRDHPRGTRAENIHVLGYSVGAHIAGLIANYLPYDKLGRITGLDPTIFFYMNGNRSMDLDETDAHFVDVIHTGAGILGQWGPNGHADFYVNGGSSQPGCATSSLLQTLSCDHTKVTPYYIESITTKKGFWAAPCGNLFSYLIGWCNPPLEKYILMGEDTPHTARGIFYLSTNAHRPYARGLPAKKQRQTSRKQSSYRQY, encoded by the exons ATGGCGATCTATCTCGAGAgatacctttttcttcttgtcctCTTCTCCTCGATCTTCGTCCGTCAAT ACAACGTAGGTGCAGAAAACAAAACTCTGAAGGATCTTTTCAACAGCACGTCCTGCGCTAAGCCACCTTTCGAGTGTCCACATCctcaaattgaattttatttgtacaCCAG ggaTACGCAAAAGGATCCTTTACTATTGGACGTTCGAAGCTTCGAGTCGCTCTACTATTCCAGATTCAACAACTCCCATACGACCAAAATCATTATTCACGGTTTTGGTGGTGGTAGAAACTTGGCACCTAGTACGGATCTTAGACGTg CGTACTTCACTCGAGGCGATTacaatatcattattgtcgattACGGCACGCTGGTACGCGAGCCCTGTCTCTCACAAATACAATGGGGACCAGATTTCTGTTCGCGATGTATCGCGCAATTGGTGAGGTACTTGAGGGACCATCCACGAGGTACAAGGGCGGAGAATATTCATGTCCTTGGTTATAGCGTGGGCGCCCATATAGCCGGACTGATTGCCAATTATTTGCCCTACGATAAGCTCGGCAGGATAACGG GCCTCGATCCGACGATATTTTTCTACATGAATGGGAATCGTTCGATGGATTTAGACGAGACGGACGCCCATTTCGTCGACGTCATACACACCGGCGCCGGTATTTTAGGCCAATGGGGACCGAACGGACACGCGGATTTCTATGTGAACGGCGGATCGAGCCAACCCGGATGCGCGACCTCCTCTCTGCTCC AAACGCTCTCCTGCGACCACACCAAAGTGACACCGTATTACATCGAGTCGATCACAACGAAGAAAGGATTTTGGGCAGCACCCTGCGGCaatcttttctcttacctGATCGGCTGGTGCAATCCGCCGTTGGAGAAGTACATTCTCATGGGAGAGGACACGCCACATAC AGCACGAGGCATCTTCTATCTGTCAACAAACGCACACAGACCGTACGCCCGAGGACTTCCCGCAAAAAAGCAGCGACAGACAAGTCGGAAGCAATCGTCCTACCGCCAGTATTAA